A window from Drosophila kikkawai strain 14028-0561.14 chromosome 2L, DkikHiC1v2, whole genome shotgun sequence encodes these proteins:
- the Cth gene encoding cystathionine gamma-lyase: MSFKPQPSGFATKSIHSGQSPEQWKSASVIPPISLSTTFKQDAPGEHRGYEYSRSGNPTRNVLETCFAALDNAKYGLTFSSGLGATTAVLTMLSSGDHIIMGDDVYGGTNRLIRQVATRLGISATFVDPTKLDVIKASVKPETKLVWIESPTNPLIKVADIEAIAKLVHGIREDLILAVDNTFLTSYFQRPLELGADLVCYSMTKYMNGHTDVVMGGITMNSEKLYNSLKFLQNAVGIVPSPFDCYQVNRSLKTLSLRMEQHQKNALKVAKYLESHQLVEKVLHPALPSHPQHQIALKQTYGYSGVFSFYIKGELKHSSAFLKALKVFTLAESLGGYESLAELPSVMTHASVPAEDRKTLGITDGLVRLSVGLEDAEDLIKDLEQALEAAAKA; the protein is encoded by the coding sequence ATGAGCTTCAAACCCCAGCCAAGCGGCTTCGCCACCAAGTCCATCCACTCGGGCCAGAGCCCCGAGCAGTGGAAGAGTGCCTCGGTGATCCCGCCGATATCGCTGAGCACCACCTTCAAGCAGGATGCTCCCGGCGAGCACCGCGGCTATGAGTACTCCCGCAGCGGCAACCCCACACGGAATGTGCTGGAGACCTGCTTCGCGGCGCTGGACAATGCCAAGTACGGATTGACCTTCTCCTCGGGACTGGGAGCCACCACCGCTGTGCTGACCATGCTGTCCAGCGGCGATCACATCATCATGGGTGACGATGTGTACGGAGGAACCAACCGTCTGATCCGTCAGGTGGCCACTCGCTTGGGCATATCGGCCACCTTCGTGGACCCCACCAAGTTGGATGTCATCAAGGCTTCCGTTAAGCCGGAGACCAAGCTGGTGTGGATCGAGTCGCCCACGAACCCTCTGATCAAGGTGGCCGACATCGAGGCGATCGCCAAGCTCGTCCATGGCATCCGAGAGGACCTAATCTTGGCGGTGGACAACACCTTCCTGACCTCCTACTTCCAGCGTCCCCTGGAGCTGGGAGCGGACCTTGTCTGCTACTCGATGACCAAGTACATGAACGGACACACGGATGTGGTGATGGGCGGCATCACCATGAACTCCGAGAAGCTGTACAACAGCCTGAAGTTCCTGCAAAACGCAGTGGGCATTGTGCCCTCACCCTTCGATTGCTACCAGGTGAACAGGAGTCTGAAGACCCTGTCGCTGCGCATGGAGCAGCATCAGAAGAATGCCCTGAAGGTCGCCAAGTACCTGGAGAGCCACCAGCTCGTGGAGAAAGTTCTGCATCCCGCCCTGCCCTCGCATCCCCAGCACCAGATCGCTCTGAAGCAGACGTACGGCTACAGCGGCGTCTTCTCTTTCTACATCAAGGGCGAGCTGAAGCACTCCTCGGCGTTCCTGAAGGCCCTCAAAGTGTTCACCCTGGCGGAGAGTCTGGGCGGATACGAGAGTCTCGCTGAGCTGCCATCCGTGATGACGCATGCTTCTGTGCCCGCTGAGGATAGGAAAACGCTGGGAATCACCGACGGTCTGGTCCGCTTGTCGGTGGGACTCGAAGATGCTGAGGATTTGATCAAGGATCTGGAGCAGGCTCTCGAGGCTGCAGCCAAGGCCTAA
- the Sec6 gene encoding exocyst complex component 3 — MDLQQLEEEARQAALKDIQNMLQRPGQLEKVEQYRHRIARKKASVEALLKTGMQNQLDGVRVGLKQLETCMQDVREVRRRMDEVERLLQGVPEVYDALEVVREENTKHSQYATAMENLKHIFNVDASVQKTMALIEDDKLLNAHQCLADLENSRDDLLYELHKQPKQHASDKITLKRHFEKVDTVSRELEKKLRINISRTLNILRKKPTIIVTALRIIEREEKNDQFALQQQKVTGFLPPGRPKAWRRMIMDVLQQSVVTRIEGSKLEERADNKMWLVRDLEILRQIILEDLRVVKSLCVPCFPPHYDIFGEYVKFYHEGLSSYLDNIVRSGLEGNEYVSMLAWVTHTYPGVELMAHPDLNVDVHRLIGPLLRPEHLKALEDEYLQNMQRNYQEWMTKAAETEKQEWFSEMVPDQDEHYYHTSAPVIIFQMIDQHLQVTNTIHQELTFKALVMSIQQVEIFGQTYLKNVIELKEHHFRNRDQIKYFTHYIITIVNNSQQMVELAQQMKQLYWPKSRTEHYEDFERLLVTFQRIRAHAASYLLEEAFLDMECHFNDLFTAKWLASNIAVDTICVTLDDYFQDYNHLRPNNFEMVINEAQKLLAKRYIRALLSKRLSKPRTECDAITRKIKAEAKRFKLFFEKIAPKISLSDSPLDLISTLSALLSSDIELLVLDLHTLLGSYPSLNEDHLVRLFYIRNDVKAAEVREKVQDAMKSKKASIVSIAKQDCIFKEIVFSDKLW, encoded by the exons atggatCTGCaacagctggaggaggaggcacgCCAGGCGGCCCTCAAGGACATTCAGAACATGCTGCAGCGGCCGGGGCAGCTGGAGAAGGTTGAGCAGTACCGCCATCGCATCGCCCGGAAAAAAGCCTCTGTGGAGGCTCTGCTCAAGACCGGAATGCAGAACCAACTGGACGGCGTCCGAGTGGGCCTCAAGCAGCTGGAGACGTGCATGCAGGATGTGCGCGAGGTAAGACGTCGGATGGACGAGGTGGAGCGCCTGCTGCAGGGCGTACCGGAGGTGTACGACGCCCTGGAGGTCGTCCGCGAGGAGAACACGAAGCACTCGCAGTACGCCACCGCCATGGAGAACCTGAAGCATATTTTCAACGTGGACGCCAGCGTGCAGAAGACAATGGCGCTGATCGAGGACGACAAGCTGCTCAATGCCCACCAGTGCCTGGCCGATCTGGAGAACTCGCGGGATGACCTTCTGTACGAACTGCACAAGCAGCCGAAGCAGCACGCCTCCGACAAGATCACGCTGAAGCGCCACTTTGAGAAGGTGGACACCGTGTCCCGGGAGCTCGAGAAGAAGCTACGCATCAATATCAGCCGGACGCTGAACATCCTGCGCAAGAAGCCAACGATTATCGTCACCGCCCTGCGCATTATCGAGCGGGAGGAGAAGAACGACCAGTTCGccctgcagcagcagaaggtCACTGGCTTCCTGCCCCCGGGCAGGCCCAAGGCATGGCGCCGCATGATAATGGACGTGCTGCAGCAGTCGGTGGTCACGCGCATCGAGGGCTCCAAGCTGGAGGAGCGGGCGGACAACAAGATGTGGCTAGTGCGCGACCTGGAGATTCTGCGTCAGATTATACTCGAGGACCTGCGCGTGGTCAAGTCGCTGTGCGTGCCCTGCTTCCCGCCGCACTATGACATCTTCGGGGAGTACGTCAAGTTCTACCACGAGGGACTGTCTAGTTAT CTGGACAACATCGTGCGCTCTGGGCTGGAGGGCAATGAGTACGTCTCCATGCTGGCCTGGGTCACTCATACATATCCAGGCGTGGAGCTGATGGCTCACCCCGATCTCAACGTGGATGTGCATCGGTTGATCGGACCTCTCCTGCGACCAGAGCATCTCAAGGCGTTGGAGGATGAGTACCTGCAGAATATGCAGCGCAACTACCAGGAATGGATGACCAAGGCGGCGGAAACGGAGAAGCAGGAGTGGTTCTCTGAGATGGTGCCCGATCAGGACGAGCACTACTACCACACATCGGCACCGGTGATCATCTTCCAGATGATAGATCAGCATCTCCAGGTGACCAACACCATTCACCAGGAGCTGACGTTCAAGGCGCTCGTGATGAGCATCCAGCAGGTGGAGATCTTTGGCCAGACATACCTGAAGAACGTGATCGAGCTGAAGGAACACCACTTCCGCAACCGCGACCAGATCAAGTACTTCACCCACTACATCATCACCATCGTGAACAACAGCCAGCAGATGGTGGAGCTGGCGCAGCAGATGAAGCAGCTGTACTGGCCCAAGTCGCGCACAGAGCACTACGAGGACTTTGAGCGCCTTCTGGTCACTTTCCAGCGGATCCGGGCGCACGCCGCCAGCTACTTGCTGGAGGAGGCCTTCCTGGACATGGAGTGCCACTTCAACGACCTCTTCACCGCCAAATGGCTGGCCAGCAACATTGCCGTGGACACCATCTGCGTGACCCTGGACGACTACTTCCAAGACTACAACCACCTGCGGCCCAATAACTTCGAGATGGTGATCAACGAGGCCCAGAAGCTTCTCGCCAAGCGCTACATACGGGCGCTGCTCTCCAAGCGGCTCTCAAAGCCGCGCACCGAGTGCGATGCCATCACCCGGAAAATAAAGGCGGAGGCCAAACGTTTCAAGCTGTTCTTTGAAAAGATCGCCCCCAAGATCTCTCTGAGTGATTCGCCGCTCGACCTAATCTCCACTCTTTCGGCACTGCTTAGCTCGGATATTGAGTTGCTGGTCCTGGATTTGCACACGCTACTGGGCAGCTATCCATCCTTGAACGAGGACCATTTGGTGCGCCTCTTCTACATTCGAAACGACGTAAAGGCAGCCGAAGTGCGGGAAAAGGTGCAGGATGCCATGAAGTCCAAGAAGGCCAGTATTGTCAGTATTGCCAAACAGGACTGCATCTTCAAGGAGATCGTGTTCAGCGACAAACTGTGGTAG